A genomic region of Leptotrichia massiliensis contains the following coding sequences:
- the nusG gene encoding transcription termination/antitermination protein NusG, producing the protein MTEANEKLEDEIVYEKKWYIIHTYSGYEKKVAADLEKRIESLDLTDRVFRILVPEEEVLEEKRGKQVKVSRKLFPSYVMIEMLSVKEENELGLGYRVDSDAWYVIRNTNGVTGFVGIGSDPIPLSDEEASDLLAKIGIDVDGNGHAPRIDIDFKVGEVVEVKGGSFDGQQGEIAEIDYEHGKVKVMLEVLGRLTPVEVEHTEITKIDY; encoded by the coding sequence GTGACTGAAGCAAATGAAAAACTTGAAGATGAGATTGTATACGAAAAAAAATGGTATATAATTCACACTTATTCTGGTTATGAGAAAAAAGTAGCGGCGGATCTTGAAAAAAGAATTGAGTCGCTGGATTTAACAGACAGAGTTTTTAGAATTTTAGTTCCAGAAGAAGAAGTTTTGGAAGAAAAACGTGGAAAACAAGTAAAAGTTTCAAGAAAACTTTTTCCAAGTTATGTGATGATAGAAATGCTTTCTGTTAAGGAAGAAAATGAGCTGGGATTGGGATATCGTGTTGATAGTGATGCTTGGTACGTAATTAGAAATACAAACGGAGTGACTGGATTTGTAGGAATTGGAAGTGATCCAATCCCATTATCTGATGAAGAAGCTTCAGACTTGCTGGCTAAAATTGGAATTGATGTTGATGGAAACGGACATGCTCCGAGAATTGATATTGATTTTAAAGTTGGTGAAGTTGTTGAAGTAAAAGGTGGCTCTTTTGATGGGCAACAAGGTGAAATTGCAGAAATTGACTATGAACACGGTAAAGTAAAAGTGATGCTTGAAGTTTTGGGTCGTTTAACTCCAGTAGAAGTTGAACATACCGAAATAACAAAAATAGACTACTAA
- the rplJ gene encoding 50S ribosomal protein L10 translates to MPAQAKLEAVKGLVEKLKEAKAVVFVDYKGISVNEDTELRKTARESGVEYFVAKNRLFKIALKEAGFDTNVDDLLEGTTSFALGYEDGVAPSKLIFDFGKKLKDKLRIKGGLLESERVDVSTVEALAKLPSRDELLGQIAYGLLSPVRMLAVALTNVAEQKETGEPAVAAE, encoded by the coding sequence TTGCCAGCACAAGCAAAATTAGAAGCGGTAAAAGGTTTAGTTGAAAAATTAAAAGAAGCTAAAGCAGTAGTATTTGTTGATTATAAAGGGATCAGCGTTAATGAAGATACTGAACTTCGTAAAACAGCTAGAGAATCTGGAGTAGAGTACTTTGTTGCTAAAAACAGATTGTTTAAAATAGCGTTGAAAGAAGCAGGTTTTGATACAAATGTTGATGATTTATTAGAAGGTACTACATCATTTGCGTTAGGATATGAAGATGGAGTTGCACCATCTAAGTTAATTTTTGATTTTGGAAAAAAATTAAAAGATAAATTAAGAATTAAAGGTGGATTGCTAGAATCTGAAAGAGTTGACGTGTCAACTGTGGAAGCATTGGCTAAATTACCATCAAGAGACGAATTACTTGGTCAAATTGCTTACGGATTGTTGTCGCCAGTTAGAATGTTGGCTGTTGCATTAACAAATGTTGCAGAACAAAAAGAAACTGGAGAACCAGCAGTAGCAGCAGAGTAA
- the secE gene encoding preprotein translocase subunit SecE has translation MGKFNLKEAFGNLREEYKKIYWPNKIEVYHVTIIVILMTAFIAIYTLLFDTAFNFILAKISEILRNLIGGA, from the coding sequence ATGGGTAAATTTAATTTAAAAGAGGCTTTTGGAAATTTGCGTGAAGAATATAAAAAAATATATTGGCCTAATAAAATCGAAGTTTATCATGTTACTATAATTGTAATTTTGATGACAGCGTTTATAGCTATATATACACTTCTTTTTGATACAGCATTTAATTTTATATTGGCAAAAATAAGTGAAATATTGAGAAATCTTATAGGAGGCGCGTAA
- the rplA gene encoding 50S ribosomal protein L1 encodes MAKRGKRYNDISQKVDKMKVYTPEEALELVFDTKSAKFVETVELAVRLGVDPRHADQQVRGTVSLPNGTGKTVRILVITSGENIDKALAAGADFAGDDEYINKIQNGWLDFDLVIATPDMMPKLGRLGRILGTKGLMPNPKSGTVTTNVEQTVQEFKKGKVAFKVDKLGSIHLPIGKVDFTKEAIVENFKVALDQIIKLKPAASKGQYLRTVAISLTMGPGIKVDPLLAGAFVAK; translated from the coding sequence ATGGCAAAAAGAGGAAAAAGATATAATGACATTTCTCAAAAAGTAGATAAAATGAAAGTTTATACACCAGAAGAAGCATTAGAATTAGTCTTTGATACTAAAAGTGCTAAATTTGTGGAAACAGTAGAATTAGCAGTAAGATTGGGGGTAGATCCAAGACATGCTGATCAACAAGTAAGAGGTACAGTTTCATTACCAAATGGTACAGGTAAAACTGTAAGAATCTTAGTTATCACAAGTGGAGAAAATATTGATAAGGCATTAGCTGCAGGAGCAGATTTTGCTGGAGATGACGAATACATTAATAAAATCCAAAATGGATGGTTAGATTTTGATTTAGTAATCGCTACACCTGATATGATGCCTAAATTAGGAAGATTAGGAAGAATCTTAGGAACAAAAGGATTAATGCCTAACCCTAAATCAGGAACAGTTACAACAAATGTTGAACAAACAGTTCAAGAATTTAAAAAAGGAAAAGTTGCGTTTAAAGTTGATAAATTAGGATCAATTCATTTGCCGATCGGAAAAGTTGACTTTACAAAAGAAGCTATTGTAGAAAACTTTAAAGTTGCATTAGATCAAATTATTAAATTAAAACCAGCTGCTTCAAAAGGACAATATTTAAGAACAGTTGCAATCTCATTAACAATGGGACCTGGAATTAAAGTAGATCCATTATTAGCTGGAGCATTTGTAGCTAAATAG
- the rpmG gene encoding 50S ribosomal protein L33, which yields MRVQVILECTETKLRHYVTTKNKKTHPERLEMRKYNPVLKRHSLYREVK from the coding sequence ATGAGAGTACAAGTTATTTTAGAATGCACTGAAACTAAGTTGAGACATTATGTTACAACTAAAAACAAAAAAACTCATCCCGAAAGATTAGAGATGAGAAAATACAATCCAGTGCTTAAAAGACATTCTCTTTATAGAGAAGTTAAATAA
- the rpoB gene encoding DNA-directed RNA polymerase subunit beta produces MNKLIERYSFGKIVDRGEMPHFLEFQLNSYEDFLQTKVPPQKRENKGFEAIFNEIFPIESSNGLLKLEYLWYEIHDNDEPLNDELECKKRGKTYSGQLKVRLKLTNKRTGEIQETLVHFGDIPLMTDKATFIINGAERVVISQLHRSPGITFNKELNIQTGKDVFIGKIIPYKGTWLEFETDKNDILNVKIDRRKKVLLPVFLKAVDFFQNNTEIMDHFFEEKEVELSELYEKYRDTELEEVLRSRLEGSFVKEDILDEETGEFVAETEEIIDMPVIQKIIDAKVPVLSIWEVKPEDRIIANALVHDSTKNSDEAVIEVFRKLRPGDLVTVDSARSLVKQMFFNPQRYDLADVGRYKVNKRLKLDVPADVIVLTKEDVLQTIEYVKNLVSGEGFTDDIDNLSNRRVRGVGELLSIQIKGGMLKMSKMVREKMTIQDITTLTPQSLLNTKPLNALILEFFGSGQLSQFMDQSNPLSELTHKRRISALGPGGLSRDRAGFEVRDVHNSHYGRICPIETPEGPNIGLIASLSTYGKVNKYGFIETPFVKINDGKADFNDIRYLAADEEEGLFIAQADTPIDKDGNFLTDEVVCRYGDEIVHIDKSKVDILDVSPKQLVSVSAGLIPFLEHDDANRALMGSNMQRQAVPLLKTQAPYVGTGLERKVAVDSGAVITSKAAGTVTFVDARKIIVTDKEGKEHYHRLLNFEKSNQSMCLHQKPIIDLGDKVKKGDIIADGPSTAGGDLALGKNILLAFMPWEGYNFEDGILISERLRKDDVFTSIHIEEFDIEARTTKLGDEEITREIPNVSEEALRNLDENGIIRIGAHVTPDDILVGKVTPKGETEPPAEEKLLRAIFGEKAKDVRDTSLRLPHGVKGTVVDVLELSKENGDDLKAGVNKLIRIYIAEKRKIMVGDKMSGRHGNKGVISRVLPVEDMPHLENGTPIDVCLNPLGVPSRMNIGQVLEVHLGLAIGDIDKYIATPVFDGASEEDVKNYLEEAGYSRTGKVKLIDGRTGQPFDNPVTVGRMYMLKLHHLVEDKMHARAIGPYSLVTQQPLGGKAQFGGQRLGEMEVWALEAYGASNILQEMLTVKSDDISGRTKTYEAIVKGQAMPEADAPESFRVLIKEFQSLGLDVALYDKDGEQIELDKNVDA; encoded by the coding sequence ATGAACAAACTTATTGAAAGATATAGTTTCGGAAAAATAGTAGACAGAGGGGAAATGCCGCACTTTTTAGAATTTCAATTAAATTCTTATGAAGATTTTTTACAGACAAAAGTGCCACCTCAAAAACGTGAAAATAAAGGTTTTGAAGCAATCTTTAATGAAATTTTTCCAATCGAATCTAGCAACGGATTATTAAAATTAGAATACTTATGGTATGAAATTCACGATAATGACGAACCTTTAAACGATGAATTAGAGTGTAAAAAAAGAGGTAAAACATATTCTGGTCAATTAAAAGTTAGACTAAAATTAACTAACAAAAGAACAGGAGAAATTCAAGAAACATTAGTTCATTTCGGAGATATACCACTTATGACTGATAAAGCTACATTTATTATAAATGGTGCTGAAAGAGTCGTTATTTCTCAATTACACAGATCACCAGGAATCACTTTTAACAAAGAATTAAATATTCAGACAGGAAAAGATGTGTTTATTGGGAAAATTATCCCTTATAAAGGAACATGGCTTGAATTTGAAACTGATAAAAATGATATTTTAAATGTAAAAATTGATAGAAGAAAGAAAGTTTTATTACCTGTATTTTTAAAAGCAGTAGATTTTTTCCAAAATAATACCGAAATTATGGATCACTTTTTTGAAGAAAAAGAAGTTGAATTGTCAGAACTTTATGAAAAATATAGAGATACTGAGTTAGAAGAAGTTCTACGTTCAAGATTAGAAGGAAGTTTTGTAAAAGAGGATATTTTAGATGAAGAAACTGGAGAATTCGTAGCAGAAACTGAAGAAATTATTGACATGCCAGTTATTCAAAAAATAATTGATGCAAAAGTACCTGTACTAAGTATTTGGGAAGTAAAACCTGAAGATAGAATTATTGCTAATGCTTTGGTTCACGATAGTACCAAAAACAGTGATGAAGCTGTTATAGAAGTGTTTAGAAAATTACGTCCAGGAGACTTGGTAACTGTGGACAGTGCCAGATCGCTTGTTAAACAGATGTTCTTTAATCCTCAAAGATACGATTTGGCAGATGTTGGAAGATATAAAGTTAACAAAAGATTGAAACTGGATGTTCCAGCGGATGTAATCGTATTGACAAAAGAGGATGTTTTGCAAACTATTGAGTATGTAAAAAATCTTGTAAGCGGAGAAGGATTTACAGATGATATTGATAACTTGTCAAACAGACGTGTAAGAGGTGTTGGAGAGTTGCTTTCTATCCAAATAAAAGGTGGAATGCTTAAAATGTCTAAAATGGTCAGAGAAAAAATGACAATTCAAGATATTACAACATTGACTCCGCAAAGTTTATTAAATACAAAACCATTAAATGCTTTAATTCTTGAGTTTTTTGGAAGTGGACAGCTATCACAATTTATGGATCAGTCTAATCCATTGTCAGAATTGACTCATAAGAGAAGAATTTCAGCATTAGGACCAGGAGGGCTTTCTAGAGACAGAGCAGGATTTGAGGTTCGTGACGTTCATAACTCGCATTACGGAAGAATTTGTCCAATAGAAACTCCAGAGGGACCAAATATCGGACTTATTGCTTCACTTTCGACTTATGGAAAAGTTAATAAATACGGATTTATTGAAACTCCGTTTGTAAAAATAAACGATGGAAAAGCTGATTTTAATGATATTAGATATTTAGCGGCTGATGAAGAGGAAGGTCTGTTTATCGCACAGGCTGATACTCCTATTGATAAAGACGGAAACTTCCTGACTGATGAAGTTGTGTGCCGTTACGGAGATGAAATCGTACATATTGACAAATCAAAAGTTGATATTCTGGATGTGTCGCCTAAGCAGTTAGTATCTGTTTCAGCGGGATTAATTCCATTCTTGGAACATGATGATGCCAACCGTGCATTGATGGGTTCAAATATGCAGCGTCAAGCTGTACCGTTATTAAAAACCCAGGCTCCTTATGTAGGAACTGGGCTTGAAAGAAAAGTTGCTGTGGATTCAGGGGCAGTTATTACTTCAAAAGCAGCAGGAACTGTAACTTTTGTGGATGCAAGAAAAATTATTGTAACTGATAAAGAAGGAAAAGAACATTACCATAGATTACTAAACTTTGAAAAGTCTAACCAGTCAATGTGTTTACATCAAAAACCGATTATTGACTTGGGAGATAAAGTTAAAAAAGGCGATATTATTGCAGATGGACCATCTACTGCAGGTGGAGATTTGGCATTAGGTAAAAATATCCTGCTGGCATTTATGCCTTGGGAAGGATATAACTTTGAGGATGGAATCCTTATTTCTGAAAGACTTAGAAAAGATGATGTGTTCACATCAATTCATATTGAGGAATTTGACATTGAGGCAAGAACTACAAAATTAGGTGATGAGGAAATTACAAGAGAAATTCCTAATGTTTCTGAGGAAGCCTTGAGAAATCTTGATGAAAATGGAATTATAAGAATAGGGGCTCACGTAACTCCTGATGATATTCTTGTTGGAAAAGTAACTCCTAAAGGGGAAACTGAACCACCAGCAGAAGAAAAATTACTACGTGCAATCTTTGGAGAAAAGGCAAAAGATGTAAGAGATACTTCATTAAGACTTCCACATGGGGTAAAAGGTACTGTTGTAGATGTGCTTGAATTATCTAAGGAAAATGGAGATGACTTGAAAGCTGGAGTAAACAAACTAATCAGAATTTATATTGCAGAAAAAAGAAAAATAATGGTTGGGGATAAAATGTCTGGACGTCATGGAAACAAAGGGGTAATTTCAAGAGTATTGCCAGTTGAAGATATGCCGCATTTAGAAAATGGAACACCAATTGATGTGTGTCTTAACCCGCTTGGAGTACCATCACGTATGAATATTGGACAGGTTCTGGAAGTGCATTTGGGACTTGCAATCGGAGATATTGACAAATATATTGCGACGCCAGTATTTGATGGGGCAAGTGAAGAAGATGTTAAAAATTACTTGGAAGAAGCTGGATACAGCAGAACTGGTAAAGTAAAACTTATTGACGGAAGAACTGGACAGCCATTTGACAATCCAGTAACAGTTGGACGTATGTATATGCTAAAACTTCACCACTTGGTAGAAGACAAAATGCACGCCAGAGCAATTGGACCGTATTCACTTGTTACTCAACAGCCACTTGGAGGAAAGGCCCAATTTGGTGGACAAAGACTTGGGGAAATGGAAGTTTGGGCATTGGAAGCTTATGGTGCGTCAAATATCCTTCAAGAAATGCTTACAGTTAAATCAGACGACATTAGCGGAAGAACAAAAACTTACGAAGCTATCGTAAAAGGACAGGCAATGCCAGAAGCAGATGCTCCAGAATCATTTAGAGTGTTAATTAAGGAATTCCAGTCACTTGGACTAGATGTGGCTCTTTATGATAAAGATGGGGAACAAATTGAATTAGATAAGAATGTAGATGCTTAG
- the rplK gene encoding 50S ribosomal protein L11 — MAKEVIGKIKLQLEAGKANPAPPVGPALGQHGVNIAEFCKSFNAQTQDKMGFVIPVEITVYADRSFTFVLKTPPASDLLKKAAKVQKGAGNSIKEVAGTITKGQLQEIAETKLPDLNAGSVEAAMNIIAGTARSMGIKISE, encoded by the coding sequence ATGGCTAAAGAAGTAATCGGAAAGATTAAATTACAATTAGAAGCAGGGAAAGCGAATCCTGCACCACCAGTAGGACCTGCATTAGGACAACACGGGGTAAATATTGCAGAATTTTGTAAATCATTTAATGCACAAACACAAGATAAAATGGGATTTGTAATTCCTGTAGAAATCACTGTTTATGCAGATAGAAGTTTTACATTTGTTTTAAAAACACCACCTGCATCAGACTTGTTAAAAAAAGCAGCTAAAGTTCAAAAAGGTGCTGGAAATTCTATAAAAGAAGTTGCTGGGACTATAACTAAAGGTCAATTACAAGAAATTGCAGAAACTAAATTACCAGATTTGAATGCTGGATCAGTTGAAGCAGCTATGAATATTATTGCAGGAACTGCAAGAAGTATGGGAATTAAAATTTCTGAATAA
- the rplL gene encoding 50S ribosomal protein L7/L12: MAFNKEQFIEDLKAMSVLELKEVVEAIEETFGVSAQPVAVAGGAAAGGAAAEEKTEFDVILVSAGAAKLAVIKEVRGITGLGLKEAKELVEAGGKAIKEGISKDEAEALKAQLEGAGATVELK; encoded by the coding sequence ATGGCATTTAATAAAGAACAATTTATAGAAGATTTAAAAGCTATGTCTGTATTAGAATTAAAAGAAGTAGTTGAAGCTATTGAAGAAACATTTGGAGTATCAGCTCAACCAGTAGCAGTTGCAGGAGGTGCAGCAGCAGGAGGTGCAGCAGCAGAAGAAAAAACTGAATTTGATGTAATCTTAGTATCAGCAGGAGCAGCTAAATTAGCAGTAATTAAAGAAGTAAGAGGAATTACTGGATTAGGACTTAAAGAAGCTAAAGAATTAGTTGAAGCTGGTGGAAAAGCAATCAAAGAAGGAATTTCTAAAGATGAAGCTGAAGCATTAAAAGCTCAATTAGAAGGTGCAGGAGCAACTGTAGAATTAAAATAG
- the rpoC gene encoding DNA-directed RNA polymerase subunit beta', protein MSIRDFDSIQIKLASPEKILEWSYGEITKAETINYRTLKPEMDGLFCERIFGPSKDYECACGKYKRMRYKGMVCEKCGVEVTTSKVRRERMGHIKLATPIAHIWYSKGTPNKMSLLLGISTKELESVLYFSRYIVTDPGETGLQKGEILTEREFKMQESQFKNEFTAKMGAEGVLALLEEIDLLELEKKLQDEMDTEHSTQKRRKVIKRLKVVRDLIEAGNRPEWMIMTVLPVIPADLRPMVQLDGGRFATSDLNDLYRRVINRNIRLKKLMSIKAPEIVIKNEKRMLQEAVDALIDNGRRGKPVVTQNNRELKSLSDMLKGKQGRFRQNLLGKRVDYSGRSVIVVGPNLKMNQCGLPKKMALELYKPFLMRELVKRELASNIKVAKKMVEEEDENVWELIEEIIKNHPVLLNRAPTLHRLSIQAFEPTLIEGKAIRLHPLVCSAFNADFDGDQMAVHLVLSQEAQMEAKLLMLATNNIIAPSSGRPIAVPSQDMVMGCYYMTKERKGVKGEGKSFSNKNQLITAYQNGQVAVHALVNVRIDGEIVQTTPGRLMFNTMLPKEVRDYTKTFGKGELGKLIAELYKKFGFEKTSELLDKIKAFGFHYGTLAGITVGIEDLEIPESKKTILEKAENEVAEIEEQYKSGEIIDAERYRRTVAIWDEAVSKVTKAMMDNLDEFNPVYMMANSGARGSIAQMRQLGGMRGLMADTQGRIIEMPIKANFREGLNILEFFMSSHGARKGLADTALRTADSGYLTRRLVDISHEVIVNHDDCGCEHGIVVSDLMDAGEVIEKLSERIYGRNLATDLIHEGKVIAERNTLITDDLIKKIEELDIREVEIRTPLTCKLEKGVCKKCYGLDLSNHKEILKGEAVGVIAAQSIGEPGTQLTMRTFHTGGVATAASVQSDYKADVSGKVKLKDISILVNDEGKEIVVSQNGRVIIGKHRYEVPSGSTLHVKDGDSVKKGQVLVEFDPYQIPIITSVAGKVEFRDIYVRENIDVKYGVTEKVAIKPVESNDVNPRIIIYTKGDKKVEYAVPYGAYLMVNEGDTVKKGQIITKILKTGEGNKDITGGLPRVQELFEARNPKGKAILSEVAGRVVFSDKKKKGMRLILIEDPENGELIQEYTVPVGEHLVVTNEMLIEKGTKITDGPVSPHDILKIKGLVEAQQFILESVQQVYREQGVAVNDKHIEIIVKQMFQKIKIKEAGDSLFLEDELIDKKVVERENEILISKGKRPATYEPVIQGITKAAVNTESFISASSFQETTKVLANAAVEGKTDRLEGLKENVIIGKKIPGGTGFKDYKYLDAVLKNDIVEEETTGTESEANGEEVETTETLDALKDNSNETIETVEVE, encoded by the coding sequence ATGAGTATAAGAGATTTTGACAGTATTCAAATAAAATTGGCATCGCCAGAAAAGATTTTGGAATGGTCGTATGGTGAAATTACAAAAGCCGAAACAATAAATTATAGAACTTTAAAACCTGAAATGGACGGATTATTCTGTGAGAGAATATTTGGGCCGTCTAAAGATTATGAGTGTGCCTGCGGGAAGTACAAGAGAATGCGTTACAAAGGCATGGTATGTGAAAAATGTGGTGTTGAAGTGACAACTTCAAAAGTTAGACGTGAAAGAATGGGACATATTAAACTTGCTACACCAATTGCACATATCTGGTATTCTAAAGGTACGCCTAATAAAATGAGCCTTTTATTGGGAATCAGTACGAAGGAACTTGAGTCAGTTCTGTATTTTTCAAGATACATTGTAACTGATCCAGGAGAAACTGGACTTCAAAAAGGCGAAATTTTAACTGAACGTGAATTTAAAATGCAAGAAAGTCAATTTAAAAATGAATTTACAGCAAAAATGGGAGCTGAAGGAGTTCTAGCTTTGCTTGAAGAAATTGATTTACTTGAATTAGAGAAAAAACTTCAAGATGAGATGGATACAGAACATTCTACTCAAAAAAGAAGAAAAGTTATAAAAAGATTAAAAGTAGTAAGAGATTTGATAGAAGCTGGAAATAGACCAGAATGGATGATTATGACTGTACTGCCTGTAATTCCTGCGGATTTACGTCCAATGGTTCAGTTAGATGGTGGAAGATTTGCCACTTCTGACTTGAATGATTTATACAGAAGAGTAATCAACAGAAATATAAGACTTAAAAAATTAATGTCAATAAAAGCACCTGAAATTGTAATAAAAAATGAAAAAAGAATGCTTCAGGAAGCAGTTGATGCATTAATTGACAATGGTAGACGTGGGAAACCAGTTGTTACACAAAATAACAGGGAATTAAAATCGCTTTCTGATATGTTAAAAGGTAAACAAGGGCGTTTCAGACAAAATCTTTTGGGAAAACGTGTTGATTATTCAGGAAGATCGGTTATCGTCGTTGGACCAAACTTGAAAATGAATCAATGTGGACTTCCTAAAAAAATGGCACTTGAGTTGTATAAACCATTTTTAATGAGAGAACTTGTAAAAAGGGAACTTGCCTCAAATATAAAAGTGGCTAAGAAAATGGTTGAAGAAGAAGACGAAAATGTATGGGAATTAATTGAAGAAATTATTAAAAATCACCCAGTTCTTTTAAATAGGGCACCAACATTACATAGACTTTCAATTCAAGCCTTTGAGCCAACATTGATTGAAGGAAAAGCTATAAGACTTCATCCACTTGTATGTTCTGCTTTTAATGCAGATTTTGATGGAGACCAAATGGCAGTGCATTTAGTATTGTCACAAGAAGCACAAATGGAAGCAAAATTATTGATGCTCGCAACAAATAACATTATTGCACCATCAAGTGGTAGACCAATAGCGGTTCCATCACAAGATATGGTAATGGGATGTTATTATATGACAAAGGAAAGAAAAGGTGTTAAGGGAGAAGGGAAATCGTTCTCTAACAAAAATCAGTTAATCACAGCCTATCAAAATGGGCAAGTTGCAGTTCACGCACTTGTAAATGTGAGAATTGATGGAGAAATAGTTCAAACTACACCAGGACGTCTTATGTTTAATACAATGCTTCCAAAAGAAGTGAGAGATTACACAAAGACTTTTGGTAAAGGTGAATTAGGAAAATTAATCGCTGAATTATATAAAAAATTTGGATTTGAAAAAACATCAGAATTATTGGATAAAATTAAAGCATTTGGATTCCATTATGGAACACTTGCGGGGATTACTGTTGGAATTGAGGATTTGGAAATTCCAGAAAGTAAAAAAACTATTTTGGAAAAAGCTGAAAATGAAGTGGCCGAAATTGAAGAACAGTATAAATCTGGTGAAATTATCGATGCAGAAAGATACAGAAGAACAGTTGCTATATGGGATGAAGCTGTTTCAAAGGTAACTAAGGCAATGATGGATAATCTAGATGAATTTAATCCAGTTTATATGATGGCAAACTCTGGAGCCAGAGGATCAATTGCACAAATGCGTCAACTTGGTGGAATGCGTGGACTTATGGCAGATACGCAAGGTCGTATTATCGAAATGCCAATCAAAGCTAACTTTAGAGAAGGACTTAATATTCTTGAATTCTTTATGTCATCACACGGAGCAAGAAAAGGACTTGCGGATACAGCATTGAGAACTGCGGATTCGGGATATTTAACAAGAAGGCTTGTTGATATTTCACACGAAGTGATTGTAAATCATGATGATTGTGGATGCGAACACGGAATTGTGGTATCAGATTTGATGGATGCTGGAGAAGTAATCGAGAAATTAAGTGAAAGAATTTATGGAAGAAACTTGGCAACAGACTTGATTCATGAAGGAAAAGTTATTGCTGAGAGAAATACTTTGATAACTGATGATTTAATTAAGAAGATTGAAGAATTAGATATTCGTGAAGTTGAAATAAGAACGCCTTTAACTTGTAAACTGGAAAAAGGAGTTTGTAAAAAATGTTATGGATTAGACCTTTCTAACCATAAGGAAATCCTAAAAGGTGAAGCAGTTGGAGTTATTGCGGCTCAATCAATTGGAGAGCCAGGTACACAACTTACAATGCGTACTTTCCATACTGGAGGGGTAGCAACGGCAGCGTCTGTTCAATCTGATTACAAAGCTGATGTTTCTGGAAAAGTTAAACTTAAGGATATTTCCATACTTGTAAATGATGAAGGAAAAGAAATTGTTGTTTCACAAAATGGACGTGTGATAATAGGAAAACACAGATATGAAGTGCCATCAGGCTCAACTTTGCATGTGAAAGATGGAGATTCAGTTAAGAAAGGGCAAGTGCTGGTAGAATTTGATCCTTATCAAATACCGATTATTACTTCTGTGGCAGGAAAAGTAGAATTTAGAGATATTTACGTGAGAGAAAATATTGATGTAAAATATGGGGTTACTGAAAAAGTAGCAATAAAACCTGTAGAAAGTAATGATGTCAACCCTAGAATTATAATTTATACAAAAGGTGACAAGAAAGTGGAATATGCAGTTCCTTATGGAGCATATTTGATGGTAAATGAAGGAGACACAGTAAAAAAAGGACAAATTATTACAAAAATCTTGAAAACTGGAGAAGGAAATAAGGATATCACAGGAGGTCTTCCTCGTGTCCAAGAGTTGTTTGAGGCAAGAAATCCTAAAGGAAAAGCCATTTTATCAGAAGTCGCAGGGCGTGTAGTTTTCTCGGATAAAAAGAAAAAGGGTATGAGATTAATCTTGATAGAAGACCCTGAAAATGGGGAACTGATCCAAGAATATACAGTTCCAGTGGGAGAACATTTAGTTGTAACTAATGAAATGTTAATCGAAAAAGGTACAAAAATAACAGATGGACCTGTTTCACCACATGATATTTTGAAAATAAAAGGGCTTGTAGAAGCACAGCAATTTATTCTTGAGTCAGTACAGCAAGTATATAGGGAGCAAGGGGTTGCGGTTAATGACAAGCATATTGAAATAATCGTAAAACAAATGTTCCAAAAGATCAAGATTAAGGAAGCTGGAGATTCATTATTCCTAGAAGACGAATTAATTGATAAGAAAGTTGTAGAACGTGAAAATGAAATATTAATTTCAAAAGGGAAACGTCCAGCAACTTATGAGCCAGTAATTCAAGGTATTACAAAAGCCGCAGTAAATACAGAAAGTTTCATTTCGGCATCATCATTCCAAGAAACAACAAAAGTACTTGCAAATGCTGCTGTTGAAGGTAAAACAGACAGACTTGAAGGACTTAAGGAAAATGTAATTATTGGTAAGAAAATACCAGGTGGAACTGGATTTAAGGACTATAAATATTTGGATGCAGTCTTAAAAAATGACATTGTGGAAGAAGAAACAACAGGAACTGAAAGTGAAGCGAACGGAGAAGAAGTTGAAACTACAGAAACTTTGGATGCTTTGAAAGACAATTCCAATGAAACTATAGAAACAGTAGAAGTTGAATAA